Proteins from a single region of Geothrix sp. PMB-07:
- a CDS encoding low specificity L-threonine aldolase: MRSIDLRSDTVTQPSPEMRAAMAAAEVGDDVLEQDPTLARLEARVADLLGMEAALWVPSGCMGNLIALMLHLKRGDRFLAPAQAHVLGSELGTGAWLAGGMPEALAWEGGPGRPTAAQVTKAAGSQGPYYTLRTTLLCLENTHNFAGGTVTPRSEHRALVGAAKAAKLAVHLDGARLWHAATAQGLPPAALTEGVDTVQVCLSKGLGAPMGSLLGGSKPAILEARRLRKMLGGGVRQGGVMGAAGLVALEYLPRLSEDHAKTQRLAEGLRNLGVQAPHPETNILLVPVPDAAAALAALESVGVRTLPVGSAIRFIPHRDLALTDIEEALRRMEPVAHLLRSA, translated from the coding sequence ATGCGATCCATCGATCTCCGCTCCGATACCGTGACCCAGCCCTCCCCGGAGATGCGTGCCGCCATGGCCGCTGCGGAAGTGGGCGATGATGTGCTGGAGCAGGATCCGACCCTGGCCCGCCTGGAAGCGCGGGTGGCCGATCTGCTGGGCATGGAGGCCGCCCTCTGGGTGCCTTCGGGCTGCATGGGCAACCTCATCGCCCTGATGCTGCACCTGAAGCGAGGCGACCGTTTCCTGGCGCCCGCCCAGGCCCATGTGCTGGGTTCGGAGCTGGGCACCGGCGCCTGGCTGGCGGGGGGCATGCCCGAAGCCTTGGCCTGGGAGGGCGGCCCGGGTCGGCCCACCGCAGCCCAGGTGACGAAGGCCGCCGGTTCCCAGGGCCCGTACTACACCCTTCGCACCACGCTGCTCTGTCTGGAAAACACCCACAATTTCGCTGGCGGCACCGTGACACCACGGAGCGAACACCGGGCCCTGGTGGGAGCGGCCAAGGCGGCGAAGCTGGCGGTGCATTTGGATGGGGCCCGGCTCTGGCACGCGGCCACGGCCCAGGGCCTGCCGCCCGCAGCGCTCACGGAAGGCGTGGACACCGTACAGGTGTGCCTGAGCAAGGGGTTGGGCGCCCCGATGGGGTCGCTGCTGGGTGGCTCGAAGCCCGCGATCCTTGAGGCCCGGCGCCTGCGTAAGATGCTGGGCGGCGGCGTGCGCCAGGGCGGCGTCATGGGCGCTGCAGGGCTCGTGGCCCTGGAGTACCTGCCGCGCCTTTCCGAAGACCACGCCAAGACCCAGCGCCTGGCCGAGGGCTTGCGGAATCTGGGCGTTCAGGCCCCTCATCCTGAGACCAACATCCTGCTGGTACCGGTGCCCGATGCCGCTGCGGCCCTCGCGGCGCTCGAATCCGTGGGTGTGCGCACGCTGCCCGTGGGCTCGGCCATCCGCTTCATCCCCCACCGCGATCTGGCACTGACTGACATCGAAGAGGCCCTTCGCCGCATGGAACCCGTGGCCCACCTTCTGCGGAGCGCCTGA
- a CDS encoding undecaprenyl-diphosphate phosphatase — protein MNLLHAILLGLIQGLTEFLPVSSTAHLTLAEHLMFGGRPMPLAFDVLLHVGTLVALMIYFRRELIQVAMGCFGRDKEGRRLAIWLFVAMIPTGIFGMATRGIKEAAKEHLWVYGIGLLCTAVLLFIANHLSRARANLNQEDLAGRDIQDLRAMDALAVGTIQGIGGGFGLSRSGSTISVGVFRGLKLPASARFSFLLGMPTIAAAAVVELRGLLKPLLKHQPLPADMAFPAGSAAPVLLCVVGVVAAAISGYLAIGLLDRFTRKPRLNGFAVYCLGAGLVMLALGLTGALNHP, from the coding sequence ATGAATCTGCTGCACGCCATCCTCCTGGGACTCATCCAGGGCCTGACGGAATTCCTGCCGGTGTCTTCGACGGCGCACCTCACTCTGGCGGAACACCTGATGTTCGGTGGCCGCCCCATGCCCCTGGCCTTTGATGTGCTGCTGCACGTGGGCACGCTCGTGGCCCTCATGATCTATTTCCGGCGCGAGCTCATCCAGGTGGCCATGGGCTGCTTCGGCCGTGATAAGGAGGGCCGCCGCCTGGCCATCTGGCTCTTCGTGGCCATGATCCCCACGGGCATCTTCGGCATGGCCACCCGTGGCATCAAGGAAGCTGCCAAGGAGCACCTGTGGGTCTACGGCATCGGCCTGCTCTGCACGGCCGTGCTGCTCTTCATCGCCAACCACCTCAGCCGCGCGCGGGCCAACCTCAACCAGGAGGATCTCGCCGGTCGTGACATCCAGGATCTGCGGGCGATGGATGCCCTTGCCGTGGGCACCATCCAGGGCATCGGCGGCGGGTTCGGCCTTTCGCGATCAGGCTCCACCATTTCCGTGGGCGTGTTCCGCGGCCTCAAGCTGCCGGCCTCGGCCCGCTTCAGCTTCCTGCTGGGCATGCCCACCATCGCCGCCGCGGCGGTGGTGGAACTGCGCGGTCTGCTGAAGCCCCTGCTCAAGCACCAGCCCCTGCCCGCGGACATGGCTTTCCCGGCGGGATCCGCCGCGCCGGTGCTGCTGTGCGTGGTGGGGGTCGTGGCTGCGGCCATCTCTGGCTACCTGGCCATTGGCCTGCTGGACCGCTTCACCCGCAAGCCCCGCCTGAACGGTTTCGCAGTCTACTGCCTCGGCGCGGGCCTGGTGATGCTGGCCCTGGGCCTGACCGGAGCCCTGAACCACCCTTAG
- a CDS encoding ABC transporter ATP-binding protein: protein MIQLNEVHKSFSVKDRKTRTNKRIDAVRGISLTVKPGEIYGLLGPNGAGKSTTLRMIASLMDPDSGSIQVCGLDTRQQPEAVRGCLGYLSTDMGVYNRFTPRELLRLFGEFQSVDPLVAERRGLHLLEKLQLADFADVKMDGFSSGQKQKVSIARALLHDPKVVIFDEPTTGLDVLTAKTVLDLLRIMKEEGRTVIVSTHVMPMVEDICDRVGIIFDGKLHGDAPPHQILESRRAKTLDEVFFQLAAESEGGH, encoded by the coding sequence GTGATCCAGCTCAACGAGGTCCACAAATCCTTCAGCGTGAAGGATCGCAAGACCCGCACGAACAAGCGCATCGACGCCGTGCGCGGCATCTCCCTGACGGTGAAGCCCGGGGAGATCTACGGCCTGCTCGGCCCCAACGGCGCCGGCAAATCCACCACGCTGCGGATGATTGCCAGCCTCATGGATCCTGATAGCGGCAGCATCCAGGTCTGCGGCCTGGACACCCGGCAGCAACCCGAGGCCGTGCGCGGCTGCCTGGGCTACCTCAGCACAGACATGGGCGTCTACAACCGCTTCACGCCCCGGGAACTGCTGCGCCTCTTCGGCGAGTTCCAGAGCGTGGATCCCCTCGTGGCCGAGCGGCGCGGCCTGCACCTGTTGGAGAAGCTCCAGCTGGCGGATTTCGCCGACGTCAAGATGGATGGCTTCTCCTCCGGTCAGAAGCAGAAGGTGAGCATCGCCCGAGCCCTGCTGCACGATCCCAAGGTCGTGATCTTCGACGAGCCCACCACGGGGCTGGACGTACTGACTGCCAAGACCGTGCTGGACCTGCTCCGCATCATGAAGGAGGAAGGCCGCACTGTGATCGTGTCCACCCACGTCATGCCCATGGTGGAAGACATCTGCGACCGAGTGGGCATCATCTTCGACGGCAAGCTGCACGGTGACGCCCCCCCGCACCAGATCCTCGAATCCCGACGCGCCAAAACCCTGGACGAAGTCTTCTTCCAACTTGCTGCTGAATCCGAAGGAGGCCACTGA
- a CDS encoding ABC transporter permease gives MRGALLIAKKEFLELSKDRKTLFMVFVLPFFIYPAIFTMMSKLGKRDEAQNRNKASRVYLVDPSSALAPMLKAEPKLFELVAKPEGDLKQAIRDQRLEMALEVAPEAATALQKHETFSVAATMDESERASELALKRLKEKLEPQKKAWVLSRLQSLGASTQLAEPLKLDVKNAADDALEMGKVIGMILPYMLMIMMYTGAMQHGIYATAGEKERNTLLSLMATRLPRIQIILGKLLYIFCMGVISALLNLTSMGLSLSLMGSGSGSGGLMQAMGTIANPMTLGLTFLIMVPLGLFFANFILLMGVQAKNTIEAGTSITPGIFLVIILGMFSSAPGVDKMAFLAYVPVLNVCMTLRKLFSPQFSWLEYLVSFGMTVGLAGVMTLVSTRILNKEKALFKM, from the coding sequence ATGCGCGGCGCCCTGCTCATCGCCAAGAAGGAGTTCCTGGAGCTCTCCAAGGACCGGAAGACCCTGTTCATGGTCTTCGTGCTGCCCTTCTTCATCTATCCCGCCATCTTCACGATGATGTCCAAATTGGGCAAGCGAGACGAAGCCCAGAACCGCAACAAGGCCAGCCGGGTTTATCTCGTCGACCCTTCCAGCGCCCTGGCGCCCATGTTGAAGGCCGAGCCCAAGCTGTTCGAGCTGGTGGCCAAGCCGGAAGGCGATCTCAAGCAGGCCATCCGCGATCAGAGGCTGGAGATGGCCCTGGAGGTGGCGCCGGAAGCGGCCACCGCCCTGCAGAAGCACGAGACCTTCAGCGTCGCGGCCACCATGGATGAGAGCGAGCGCGCCTCGGAACTGGCCCTCAAGCGTCTCAAAGAAAAACTTGAACCCCAGAAGAAGGCCTGGGTGCTGAGTCGACTTCAAAGCCTGGGCGCTTCCACTCAGCTGGCCGAACCGCTGAAACTGGATGTGAAGAATGCGGCGGATGACGCCTTGGAGATGGGCAAGGTCATCGGCATGATACTGCCCTACATGCTGATGATCATGATGTACACGGGCGCCATGCAGCACGGCATCTACGCCACTGCCGGCGAGAAAGAGCGCAACACACTGCTCAGCCTCATGGCCACAAGGCTGCCCCGGATCCAGATCATCCTTGGCAAGCTGCTCTACATCTTCTGCATGGGCGTCATTTCCGCCCTGCTGAACCTCACGAGCATGGGCCTCTCGCTTTCCCTGATGGGCAGCGGCAGTGGCAGTGGCGGCCTCATGCAAGCCATGGGGACCATCGCCAACCCCATGACCCTGGGCCTCACCTTCTTGATCATGGTGCCCCTGGGCCTCTTCTTCGCGAACTTCATCCTGTTGATGGGTGTCCAGGCCAAGAACACCATCGAGGCGGGCACCTCCATAACCCCGGGCATCTTCCTGGTGATCATCCTGGGCATGTTCAGCTCGGCCCCCGGTGTGGACAAGATGGCCTTCCTGGCCTACGTGCCGGTGCTGAACGTTTGCATGACCCTCCGCAAGCTGTTCAGTCCACAGTTCAGCTGGCTGGAATACCTGGTGTCTTTCGGGATGACGGTGGGCCTGGCTGGCGTCATGACCCTGGTCTCCACCCGCATCCTCAACAAGGAAAAGGCCCTGTTCAAGATGTGA
- a CDS encoding tetratricopeptide repeat protein, whose amino-acid sequence MATKAKTDTAPKSAPAPAQSAPSPLALAFSKAVKLVDSGKHAEAATALEALAKDAEAASDWTMKRRAQVYLSFTDGKLHPAKAAAADPVTEIQACLNRNETEEALKLSEKAIKSHPTMGSLHYLRAVAFAQVENVEGAAESLKKAVELDGDFVYQWHMEPDFNAIRKSPLFAFTEGR is encoded by the coding sequence ATGGCGACGAAGGCCAAGACCGATACCGCACCCAAATCCGCCCCGGCGCCCGCCCAGTCCGCGCCGTCCCCGCTGGCCCTGGCTTTCAGCAAGGCTGTGAAGCTGGTGGATTCCGGCAAGCACGCCGAGGCCGCCACCGCCCTGGAAGCCCTGGCGAAGGATGCCGAGGCCGCCAGCGACTGGACCATGAAGCGCCGGGCGCAGGTCTACCTCTCCTTCACCGATGGCAAGCTGCATCCGGCCAAGGCGGCTGCCGCTGATCCCGTGACGGAAATCCAGGCCTGCCTCAACCGCAACGAGACCGAGGAAGCCCTCAAGCTCAGTGAGAAGGCCATCAAGAGCCACCCCACCATGGGTTCACTGCACTACCTCCGTGCCGTCGCCTTCGCCCAAGTCGAGAACGTCGAGGGCGCCGCCGAAAGCCTGAAGAAGGCCGTGGAACTCGATGGCGATTTCGTCTACCAGTGGCACATGGAGCCCGATTTCAACGCCATCCGCAAATCGCCCCTCTTCGCCTTCACCGAAGGCCGCTGA
- the yvcK gene encoding uridine diphosphate-N-acetylglucosamine-binding protein YvcK, whose translation MAAQEGPQAGLIGGLSADQPLRVAALGGGTGLAALLRALKREAGRGRDPWKLTGIVTVSDNGGSSGRLREELGGLPPGDLRNCLSALTLEDSALSDLLNYRFQGEGSLAGHSLGNLMLWALADLTGDWVRAIRQLSGILVTQGRLFPSTVVPVTLCAEDMEGKRYVGETSVGSCKPPLAKLWLEPQDADPLPEAVLAILRSDLILLAPGSLYTSTISNLLLQDLQEAIESSGSPVVYVANLMTEPGETSGLDLETHVAAISAFGRTRISAIIANAATLQPDILARYRAEGGEPLLTAAHHMLGIPVYQFPLLDPEEPKARHHPDLLNHAIREVLPNL comes from the coding sequence GTGGCTGCGCAGGAAGGCCCCCAGGCTGGCCTCATCGGTGGCCTGAGCGCGGACCAGCCGCTTCGGGTGGCCGCCCTCGGGGGCGGCACCGGGCTGGCCGCCCTCCTGCGTGCCCTCAAGCGGGAAGCCGGGCGGGGCCGTGATCCCTGGAAGCTCACGGGCATCGTCACCGTGTCCGACAACGGCGGCTCTTCGGGCCGCCTGCGGGAGGAACTGGGTGGCCTTCCCCCCGGTGACCTGCGGAACTGCCTCTCGGCGCTGACGCTGGAGGATTCGGCCCTATCCGACCTGCTGAACTATCGGTTCCAAGGCGAAGGCAGCCTCGCAGGCCACTCCCTGGGCAACCTCATGCTATGGGCCCTGGCCGATCTCACCGGCGACTGGGTGCGGGCCATCCGCCAGCTCTCGGGCATTCTGGTGACCCAGGGACGCTTGTTCCCCTCGACAGTGGTGCCCGTCACCCTCTGCGCCGAGGATATGGAAGGCAAACGCTACGTGGGTGAGACATCCGTGGGCTCCTGCAAACCGCCCCTGGCCAAGCTCTGGCTGGAGCCCCAGGATGCCGATCCTCTGCCCGAAGCCGTGCTGGCCATCCTGCGCTCAGACCTCATCCTGCTGGCGCCGGGGAGCCTTTACACCTCCACCATCTCCAACCTGCTGCTGCAGGACCTTCAGGAAGCCATCGAATCCTCCGGTTCCCCCGTGGTCTACGTGGCCAACCTCATGACTGAGCCAGGCGAGACCTCCGGTCTGGATCTGGAAACCCATGTGGCCGCCATCTCCGCCTTTGGCCGAACCCGCATTTCCGCCATCATCGCCAACGCGGCCACCCTGCAGCCCGATATCCTGGCCAGGTACCGGGCCGAGGGCGGCGAGCCGCTGCTCACGGCAGCCCACCACATGCTGGGCATCCCGGTCTACCAGTTCCCCTTGCTGGATCCGGAAGAGCCCAAGGCCCGGCACCACCCCGACTTGCTGAACCACGCGATTCGGGAAGTGCTGCCCAACCTCTGA
- a CDS encoding DUF4388 domain-containing protein, translated as MALSGDLGTMGLEDIFQWLAVGKKTGVLELKGPLHTKRVAFHEGRITSIWSSDPREYLGQYLLAFNRITEEQLRDALATQEDEQQLLGRILINRQLVTEAEIRRIVQLKVEESIFDTFLWNVGSFEFHDGAASHQKSMLLSLDVTGIVLEGARRLDDWKRIRRVIKGGDAVLSAISEAIAERLPLAPEDADILARLDGAKRVDQLVIDMRLPEYKINKLLFDLHEKGLVRIVNAGGNLGENPSLQLQRARALVEKQKLQEAQEELRRILKDQPRHLDANKMMAVVQDMLEEKKLDQDLVPDLAVSLDELMTTNLGPNEAFLASRVNGLWTIRDILSIAPFEPTECLAIFSRLLKRGILKASKPAQGGDQPMAPR; from the coding sequence TTGGCGCTGAGCGGCGATCTAGGCACCATGGGGTTGGAAGACATCTTCCAATGGCTTGCCGTGGGCAAAAAGACCGGCGTGCTGGAACTCAAGGGCCCCCTGCACACCAAGCGCGTGGCCTTCCACGAAGGACGCATCACCAGCATCTGGTCGTCCGATCCCCGCGAGTATTTGGGCCAGTATCTCCTCGCCTTCAACCGGATCACCGAGGAGCAGCTGCGCGATGCCCTGGCCACCCAGGAAGATGAGCAGCAGCTGCTCGGCCGCATTCTCATCAACCGGCAACTTGTGACGGAGGCCGAAATCCGCCGCATCGTTCAGCTGAAGGTCGAAGAGAGCATCTTCGACACCTTCCTCTGGAATGTGGGCAGCTTTGAATTCCACGATGGCGCGGCCTCGCACCAGAAATCCATGCTGCTGAGCCTCGATGTCACCGGCATCGTCCTTGAGGGCGCGCGGCGCCTGGACGACTGGAAGCGCATCCGCCGGGTCATCAAGGGCGGGGATGCGGTGCTTTCCGCCATATCGGAAGCCATTGCCGAACGCCTGCCCCTGGCCCCTGAGGACGCGGACATCCTCGCGCGGCTGGACGGCGCCAAACGCGTGGACCAGCTGGTCATCGACATGCGCTTGCCCGAGTATAAGATCAACAAGCTGCTCTTCGATCTCCACGAGAAGGGCCTCGTGCGCATCGTGAACGCGGGCGGCAACCTGGGCGAGAACCCCAGCCTCCAGCTCCAGCGGGCACGAGCCCTGGTGGAGAAGCAGAAGCTGCAGGAGGCCCAGGAGGAACTGCGCCGCATCCTCAAGGACCAGCCCCGCCACCTTGATGCCAACAAGATGATGGCGGTGGTTCAGGACATGCTCGAGGAGAAGAAGCTCGACCAGGACCTGGTGCCCGATCTGGCCGTGAGCCTCGATGAACTCATGACCACCAACCTGGGCCCCAACGAGGCTTTCCTCGCCAGCCGTGTGAACGGCCTCTGGACCATTCGCGACATCCTGTCCATCGCACCCTTCGAGCCCACCGAGTGCCTCGCCATCTTCTCCCGCCTGCTGAAGCGTGGGATTCTCAAGGCCTCGAAACCCGCCCAGGGAGGCGATCAGCCCATGGCTCCGCGCTGA
- a CDS encoding SUMF1/EgtB/PvdO family nonheme iron enzyme — MSLAVLAPPLSIRSGPATLRSRFAQAFLGVSALILALACGGGGGGGGGSTTPVVPPPVATSLTASAAAPAFGSTFTLTPVYTAGTGAIDNGVTCPATGVPSAAITANWAGAKTFTLTVTNSANVTATTTAVVTPQVVSVGAITPAAPSVTVSTTKTFSSTVTGGALNTVTWSASAGSFAGNVWTAPATPGTVTITATSVDDPTKTATTTVTVLAAVAVPTTPVVTAPAKATAGKTGLTASVPTQAGCTYAWTQTGGATITAGATTNSITWTAPASGSVTLSCTVTNSAGVSATPGTATIPVVAAATQPVVTAPASVTASKTGLTASVPAQTGCTYAWTQTGGATITAGATTNSITWTAPASGSVVLSCTVTNSAGDAATAGTHTSAVVAAATQPTVTAPANVTASKTGLTASVPTQSGCTYAWSQTGGATITAGATTNSITWTAPASGSVVLSCTVTNAAGDAATAGTHTSAVVPLPSITSFSATASRVVPSGSTTLIANFTGGTGSVSGLGAIVGDGTPLSTNALSTTTVFTLTVTNAAGDAAVSHPTATVTVGNDLTVNITGLGALAGDVTVTGPNGFNQHLTANQTFNGLEDGTYTITAATVTDLSQPGLGGALGSAHLQRYPLVRVQTQALSAAGSDPATATLVANYPAATLTVAAGSTSIDMVLVPGGTYTMGESETTIGSEAVALPPHSVTLAKAFYVAKVPVTQAQWSALMSGNNPSDFVGPTFPVTNVSFDDITAPTTGFLDSLNAAASAKPTGSTFRLPTDAEFEYATRAGTTTNFYFGSYDTGVPADQSVVDTFVWSNSNSAGAIHPVGALLPNAWGLYDMSGLIWQLCQDDWHADYAASGPGIPALPVNGSAWVDSPRAAGRVYRGGSWAGAPWQAQSKFRGPYNHNDALNNNAGFRVVLQLP; from the coding sequence ATGAGTCTGGCAGTACTCGCCCCACCTTTGTCCATCAGGAGTGGTCCAGCCACCCTTCGTTCGCGTTTCGCACAGGCATTCCTCGGGGTTTCGGCCCTGATTCTGGCCCTGGCCTGCGGCGGTGGAGGCGGTGGCGGTGGTGGCAGCACCACTCCCGTGGTGCCCCCACCTGTGGCGACCAGCCTGACCGCCAGTGCCGCGGCTCCGGCCTTCGGCAGCACCTTCACCCTTACCCCTGTCTACACCGCGGGAACGGGGGCCATCGACAACGGCGTGACCTGCCCAGCCACGGGTGTGCCCTCTGCAGCGATCACGGCCAACTGGGCAGGCGCGAAGACCTTCACCCTGACCGTGACGAACTCGGCCAATGTCACCGCCACGACCACCGCCGTGGTGACTCCTCAGGTGGTGAGCGTGGGGGCCATCACCCCAGCGGCGCCCTCCGTGACGGTTTCCACCACGAAGACTTTCAGCAGCACTGTGACCGGTGGCGCCCTCAACACCGTAACCTGGTCTGCCAGCGCGGGCAGCTTCGCCGGCAATGTCTGGACGGCACCCGCCACGCCCGGAACGGTCACCATCACAGCCACCTCCGTGGATGATCCCACCAAGACGGCCACAACCACGGTCACCGTGTTGGCGGCGGTGGCTGTGCCCACCACGCCGGTGGTGACCGCTCCCGCCAAAGCAACAGCCGGGAAGACGGGGCTTACGGCCTCTGTGCCGACGCAAGCTGGCTGCACCTACGCCTGGACCCAGACCGGTGGTGCAACGATCACTGCAGGCGCGACGACCAATTCAATTACCTGGACTGCGCCTGCGAGCGGTTCCGTGACGCTCTCCTGCACCGTGACCAACTCGGCTGGTGTTTCCGCGACGCCTGGTACCGCCACCATTCCGGTGGTTGCGGCCGCCACCCAGCCGGTTGTGACTGCTCCGGCTAGTGTCACGGCCTCCAAGACGGGCTTGACGGCATCCGTGCCTGCCCAGACAGGCTGCACCTACGCTTGGACCCAGACCGGCGGCGCGACGATCACGGCCGGTGCGACCACTAACTCGATCACCTGGACTGCCCCAGCAAGTGGTTCCGTGGTGCTCTCCTGCACAGTGACGAACTCTGCAGGTGATGCTGCCACCGCTGGAACGCACACCAGTGCTGTGGTGGCGGCTGCCACCCAGCCTACGGTAACGGCTCCTGCCAATGTGACGGCCTCCAAGACAGGCCTGACGGCTTCCGTGCCTACTCAGTCGGGTTGCACCTATGCCTGGAGTCAGACCGGGGGAGCGACGATCACCGCCGGTGCGACCACCAACTCGATTACCTGGACTGCCCCTGCAAGCGGTTCCGTCGTGCTGTCCTGCACGGTGACGAACGCCGCCGGCGATGCCGCCACCGCTGGAACGCACACCAGTGCTGTGGTGCCTCTCCCGAGCATCACAAGTTTCAGCGCCACTGCCTCGCGTGTTGTTCCTTCCGGTAGCACGACCTTGATTGCCAATTTCACGGGTGGAACCGGTTCCGTCAGTGGCCTCGGCGCCATCGTCGGAGACGGCACCCCTCTTTCCACCAACGCACTTTCGACCACGACTGTCTTCACCTTAACGGTGACGAATGCGGCCGGAGATGCTGCAGTCTCTCATCCTACTGCCACCGTGACCGTGGGCAACGACCTCACCGTGAACATCACGGGGCTTGGCGCCTTGGCTGGCGATGTGACCGTCACGGGGCCCAATGGCTTCAATCAGCACCTGACCGCCAATCAGACCTTCAATGGGCTGGAGGATGGCACCTACACCATCACCGCTGCGACGGTGACCGATCTCAGCCAGCCCGGTCTCGGTGGCGCGCTGGGTTCCGCCCACCTGCAGCGCTACCCCTTGGTTCGTGTGCAGACTCAGGCCCTGAGCGCCGCCGGCAGTGATCCGGCCACCGCCACCCTTGTGGCGAACTATCCAGCTGCGACCCTGACAGTGGCTGCGGGCAGTACCTCCATCGATATGGTTTTGGTGCCCGGCGGCACGTATACGATGGGTGAATCGGAGACCACTATCGGTTCTGAGGCAGTGGCGTTGCCACCGCATTCCGTAACCCTGGCCAAGGCTTTTTATGTGGCCAAGGTTCCCGTGACTCAGGCCCAATGGAGTGCGCTGATGAGTGGGAATAATCCGTCGGATTTCGTTGGCCCGACCTTCCCCGTGACAAACGTGTCTTTCGATGACATCACGGCGCCGACCACCGGCTTTTTGGACAGTCTGAACGCGGCCGCTTCTGCCAAGCCGACGGGAAGCACCTTCCGTCTGCCCACGGATGCCGAGTTTGAATACGCCACTCGAGCCGGAACCACCACGAACTTCTATTTCGGAAGCTATGACACGGGGGTTCCCGCGGATCAGTCGGTGGTGGACACCTTTGTATGGTCGAACAGCAACAGTGCTGGGGCGATTCATCCTGTTGGTGCTCTGCTGCCCAACGCCTGGGGTCTCTACGATATGTCTGGCCTGATCTGGCAGCTTTGCCAGGACGACTGGCATGCCGACTACGCGGCATCTGGACCTGGAATTCCTGCACTTCCCGTCAATGGTTCGGCCTGGGTGGATTCCCCCCGTGCCGCGGGTCGTGTCTACCGGGGTGGATCCTGGGCCGGCGCACCTTGGCAGGCCCAGTCCAAGTTCCGTGGGCCTTACAACCATAATGATGCTTTAAATAACAACGCCGGCTTCCGCGTGGTTCTGCAGTTGCCTTGA
- the truA gene encoding tRNA pseudouridine(38-40) synthase TruA has protein sequence MSIPFFLTVAYAGAGFHGWQVQSTLRSGQGVLWEALRRLDPEAPLPQGTGRTDAGVHARAQGVLIHVTRVWEPYRLLAALNAHLPHDIRVMEARPAAPGFFPRQHAVAKRYVYRLGFGPAADPLQAAFRWHIYQAMPLNLNAMALAIKPLLGTHDFSSFRCVECVAKTPIRSLHGIGLVDVEGGIDLVFEGSSFLMHQVRIMAGTLVDVGRGRRSPDSLAGLLQAKDRRLAGPTAPPHGLCLEKVWYEAKWGLGEISPFGART, from the coding sequence ATGTCGATCCCCTTCTTCCTCACCGTCGCCTATGCCGGGGCGGGGTTTCATGGTTGGCAGGTCCAGTCCACGTTGCGCAGCGGACAGGGGGTGCTATGGGAGGCGTTGCGCCGACTGGACCCAGAGGCGCCCCTGCCCCAAGGCACCGGCCGGACGGATGCCGGGGTACACGCGAGGGCCCAGGGTGTTCTGATACATGTCACCAGGGTATGGGAGCCCTACCGTTTGCTGGCCGCCCTGAATGCCCATCTTCCCCATGACATCCGGGTCATGGAGGCACGGCCCGCAGCACCGGGTTTTTTCCCCCGCCAGCATGCGGTGGCCAAACGCTATGTCTATCGGCTCGGGTTCGGACCGGCAGCGGATCCGCTGCAAGCGGCCTTCCGCTGGCACATCTACCAGGCGATGCCTCTGAATTTGAATGCCATGGCCTTGGCGATCAAGCCTCTCCTCGGGACACATGATTTCTCCAGCTTCCGGTGTGTCGAGTGCGTCGCGAAAACACCCATCCGCAGCCTCCACGGCATTGGGCTGGTGGACGTGGAAGGTGGTATTGATCTGGTGTTCGAAGGCAGCAGCTTCCTCATGCATCAGGTGCGCATCATGGCCGGCACGTTGGTGGATGTGGGCCGAGGTCGACGGTCACCGGATTCGCTGGCCGGGTTGTTGCAGGCCAAAGACAGGCGGCTGGCCGGGCCGACCGCGCCGCCGCACGGGCTCTGCCTGGAAAAGGTCTGGTATGAGGCAAAATGGGGTTTGGGAGAAATCTCCCCATTTGGCGCGCGAACCTGA
- a CDS encoding HU family DNA-binding protein — protein sequence MNKAELVSSVADKAGITKAQAAAALDQVLGGIANALRTGDKVTLVGFGTFSVASRGARTGRNPRDNKPIKIAAKKVAKFKPGKKLADEVNGKGGKKRK from the coding sequence ATGAACAAGGCTGAACTGGTCAGCTCCGTTGCCGATAAAGCCGGAATCACCAAGGCTCAGGCTGCTGCCGCACTGGATCAGGTGCTGGGCGGTATTGCTAACGCTCTGCGCACTGGCGACAAGGTCACTCTCGTGGGTTTCGGAACGTTCTCCGTGGCCAGCCGCGGCGCCCGTACGGGGCGCAACCCCCGCGATAACAAGCCCATCAAAATTGCCGCCAAAAAGGTGGCCAAGTTCAAACCCGGCAAGAAGCTCGCCGATGAAGTCAACGGCAAGGGCGGCAAAAAACGGAAGTAG